Proteins from a genomic interval of Paenibacillus sp. FSL R5-0623:
- a CDS encoding DUF441 domain-containing protein, translating to MDMTSLLLLVFAALGIISSNTPVTVAMVFLLLLRVLNLNQAFPWLEKYGLTLGIIILTIGVMAPLASGKMSLQTIGESFLHWKSLLAIGVGLLVAYLGGRGATLMGTQPTVVAGLLIGTVLGVALFKGVPVGPLIAAGILSLLLGKS from the coding sequence ATGGATATGACTTCCCTGCTGCTGCTCGTATTTGCAGCTCTCGGGATTATCAGCAGTAACACACCTGTGACCGTAGCGATGGTATTTCTGTTGTTGTTACGAGTCCTGAACCTGAATCAGGCATTTCCATGGCTTGAAAAATACGGACTTACACTGGGCATTATCATTCTGACCATTGGTGTGATGGCACCTCTTGCCAGTGGCAAGATGAGTCTGCAGACGATCGGCGAGTCTTTCCTGCACTGGAAATCACTGCTCGCCATTGGCGTAGGATTACTGGTGGCATATCTCGGAGGACGTGGCGCTACGCTGATGGGTACACAGCCAACTGTCGTTGCAGGGCTGTTAATCGGAACGGTACTTGGGGTTGCCCTGTTCAAGGGTGTACCTGTGGGTCCATTGATTGCGGCGGGAATTTTATCATTGCTGCTGGGCAAATCCTGA
- a CDS encoding YpdA family putative bacillithiol disulfide reductase: MEDVIIIGGGPCGLSAAIECERLGLSAVIVEKYNIVQSIYLYPTHMQFFSTAPLLEIGNVPFSTPNDKPFRYEALAYYRRVAEHFGLRVHNYEEAREIKRKDDGTFEVHTLNRCGEAIVHVGRNVVVATGYFDHPNYLGIPGEDKDKVTHYFREAHPYTRTRVAIIGGSNSAVDAAMELVRVGAHIDMVYRGSGLSQHIKPWVRPLFESMVTKGRITLHLESRVNEILDDSIRLIHTDGSTRELDNDFVLAMTGFRPDRQLLTSVGVEMSDDMDKPLYDAQTMESSVPGVYVGGVIASGRNANEVFIESGRWHGRYIAEHIVSKQRGQTEGK; the protein is encoded by the coding sequence ATGGAAGATGTCATTATTATCGGCGGAGGCCCATGCGGTCTGTCTGCTGCCATTGAATGTGAGCGGCTGGGACTGTCCGCTGTGATCGTTGAGAAATACAATATCGTTCAATCTATTTATCTGTATCCAACCCATATGCAGTTTTTCAGCACAGCCCCGCTGCTTGAGATCGGAAACGTTCCGTTCAGCACACCTAATGATAAACCGTTTCGTTATGAAGCACTTGCCTATTATCGCAGGGTAGCCGAACATTTTGGTCTGCGTGTTCATAACTATGAGGAAGCCCGTGAAATTAAACGCAAGGATGATGGTACGTTTGAGGTACATACGCTCAATCGCTGCGGGGAGGCCATCGTACATGTTGGACGCAATGTCGTTGTAGCTACCGGTTATTTTGACCATCCTAACTATCTGGGCATCCCTGGAGAAGATAAAGATAAAGTAACCCACTACTTCCGGGAAGCCCACCCTTATACCCGTACACGTGTCGCCATTATTGGCGGAAGCAACTCAGCCGTGGATGCGGCCATGGAACTGGTTCGGGTCGGAGCACATATCGATATGGTTTATCGCGGCAGTGGTCTGTCCCAGCATATTAAACCATGGGTACGTCCGCTATTCGAGAGCATGGTGACAAAAGGTCGTATCACACTGCACCTGGAATCACGCGTGAATGAAATACTCGATGATTCGATTCGTCTGATACACACGGATGGTTCCACTCGGGAACTGGATAATGACTTCGTACTGGCAATGACCGGCTTCCGCCCGGATCGTCAGCTACTCACTTCGGTAGGTGTGGAGATGTCTGATGATATGGATAAACCTCTATATGATGCACAAACGATGGAAAGCAGCGTACCTGGTGTATATGTAGGCGGAGTCATCGCTTCGGGTCGTAATGCCAATGAAGTCTTTATTGAATCCGGGCGCTGGCATGGACGTTATATTGCGGAACATATCGTTAGCAAACAACGTGGACAGACTGAAGGGAAATGA
- a CDS encoding NUDIX domain-containing protein: MNLPARDLAQYIAKRSHIVVKAAVRAENEQGELLLIQHAEHGHWRLPAGEMRPGEAIEDAAHRELWEETGWTADTMTLEGLYSGPDLRYLHSSGDEEYYVIALFRTVIIQDDLVESRVNSDAGLKFFALESLPPLNQISRILLARDIAE, translated from the coding sequence GTGAATCTGCCAGCACGAGATTTGGCCCAGTATATCGCAAAACGCTCTCATATTGTTGTAAAGGCGGCTGTGCGGGCTGAGAACGAACAAGGTGAATTACTGCTGATTCAGCATGCTGAGCACGGTCACTGGCGGTTGCCAGCAGGTGAGATGCGCCCGGGTGAGGCCATTGAAGATGCTGCACATCGGGAGTTATGGGAAGAGACAGGTTGGACTGCTGATACCATGACACTGGAAGGTCTCTATTCGGGGCCTGATCTTCGGTATCTGCATTCAAGCGGAGATGAAGAGTATTATGTCATTGCCCTGTTCCGGACAGTGATCATTCAGGATGACCTTGTAGAGTCGCGTGTAAATAGTGATGCAGGTCTGAAGTTTTTTGCGCTGGAGTCGTTACCACCTCTTAATCAGATTAGCCGAATCCTGTTAGCGCGGGATATTGCAGAATAA
- a CDS encoding ABC transporter transmembrane domain-containing protein — protein MFSVLKNLAWFFRLERKRYLTGVILLILVGIAELLPPRLLGNAIDEIVRGSITGTSLTRYILLILGTVIIIYLVTYVWMHKLFGGANLVERLLRSRFMDHLLRMTPPFFEKNRTGDLMARATNDLRSIATTAGFGMLTLTDSTAFLATVLFAMGFLVSWKLTLAAILPLPFIAIAMMIYGKAVHQRYTLAQDAFGDMNDQVLESIAGIRVVRAYVQERLDEKRFSDVTEDVYRKNLAVARMDALFEPTIRLFVGLSYVIALAYGIYLVFHNEITLGDLVSFNMYLGMMIWPMFAIGELINLMQRGSASLDRVNETLSVEPAVQDVDQPAHVTNPEEIAMQDVTFRYPSSTVDNLSHISFSLRRGQTLGVVGRTGSGKSTLLKQLLHEYPAGSGTLSISGHPIQDIAKDDLHSWIGYVPQEQVLFSKSVRQNIQFGKPGASDEVIMEAIRTAAFDGDLGTLSDGLDTLVGEKGISLSGGQKQRVSLARAFIANPDILILDDALSAVDARTEAKIIENIRNKRSGKTTLISTHRLSAIEHADRIIVLEHGKITEEGTHQELLAMNGWYREQYERQQVESNLST, from the coding sequence TTGTTCTCTGTACTTAAAAACCTGGCCTGGTTCTTCCGGCTGGAACGCAAACGATACCTAACCGGTGTCATTTTGCTTATTCTGGTGGGCATTGCCGAACTGCTGCCTCCTCGTCTTCTTGGTAATGCCATCGACGAGATTGTGCGCGGTTCCATTACTGGCACCTCACTTACCCGTTATATTTTGCTTATTCTGGGAACGGTCATCATTATCTATCTGGTTACATATGTTTGGATGCACAAACTGTTTGGTGGTGCCAATCTGGTGGAACGACTGCTTCGTTCACGCTTCATGGACCACTTGTTACGGATGACTCCTCCCTTTTTTGAGAAAAACCGAACAGGAGATCTGATGGCTCGGGCCACCAATGATCTTCGTTCCATTGCTACTACAGCAGGCTTCGGCATGCTGACTTTAACAGACTCTACAGCCTTTCTGGCCACCGTATTGTTCGCCATGGGTTTCCTGGTCAGCTGGAAACTGACCTTGGCGGCAATCCTGCCATTACCTTTTATCGCCATTGCCATGATGATCTATGGTAAAGCTGTACATCAACGTTACACCCTGGCACAGGATGCATTCGGAGATATGAATGACCAGGTACTGGAATCCATCGCCGGTATTCGCGTCGTGCGTGCCTATGTGCAGGAACGTCTGGACGAGAAACGGTTCTCCGATGTGACCGAAGATGTGTATCGCAAAAATTTGGCTGTTGCCAGAATGGATGCCCTATTTGAACCTACCATCCGCCTCTTCGTTGGACTCAGTTATGTGATTGCACTTGCCTACGGCATATATCTTGTATTTCATAATGAAATTACCCTGGGAGATCTCGTATCGTTCAATATGTACCTGGGGATGATGATCTGGCCCATGTTTGCCATCGGCGAATTAATTAACCTGATGCAACGTGGTAGCGCTTCGCTTGATCGGGTCAACGAGACTTTATCGGTAGAACCTGCCGTACAAGATGTGGATCAACCTGCTCACGTTACGAATCCGGAAGAAATTGCGATGCAGGATGTTACATTCCGTTACCCAAGTTCCACTGTGGACAATCTCAGTCACATCAGCTTTTCGTTGCGACGGGGTCAAACATTAGGTGTTGTGGGCCGTACGGGTAGCGGTAAGTCTACTTTGCTCAAACAACTGCTTCATGAATACCCTGCCGGTTCGGGCACATTAAGCATCTCGGGTCATCCAATTCAGGATATCGCCAAAGATGACTTGCACAGCTGGATTGGGTACGTACCACAGGAACAAGTTTTGTTCTCCAAATCAGTTCGTCAGAACATTCAATTTGGTAAACCTGGGGCCAGTGATGAAGTTATCATGGAAGCCATTCGTACCGCCGCTTTTGACGGTGATCTGGGAACCTTGTCCGATGGACTGGATACACTAGTTGGTGAAAAAGGAATCTCTCTGTCCGGTGGACAGAAACAGCGGGTATCGCTGGCGCGTGCCTTTATTGCCAATCCTGATATTCTGATCCTGGATGATGCCTTATCTGCTGTCGATGCACGTACTGAAGCCAAAATCATTGAAAATATACGCAACAAACGCTCGGGCAAAACCACGCTGATCTCGACTCATCGCCTGTCTGCTATTGAACATGCTGACCGAATCATCGTACTGGAGCACGGGAAAATTACGGAAGAAGGCACTCACCAGGAACTGTTAGCCATGAACGGCTGGTACCGTGAACAGTATGAACGGCAACAGGTCGAGTCCAATCTGTCCACGTAG
- a CDS encoding HesB/YadR/YfhF family protein gives MSTIHVSDQAARWYKEELNLNEGDSIRFFARYSSGGGLHPGFSLGIAVEKPRHPADQTEVSGIQFFMEDHDYWYLKGHQLHVDIVDEGQDIEYRYTEV, from the coding sequence ATGAGTACCATACATGTATCCGATCAAGCTGCTCGCTGGTACAAGGAAGAACTGAATTTGAACGAGGGAGACAGTATTCGATTTTTTGCCCGTTATAGCTCTGGCGGAGGTCTTCACCCTGGATTTTCGCTAGGTATTGCTGTGGAGAAACCAAGACATCCTGCGGATCAAACCGAAGTGTCGGGGATTCAATTCTTTATGGAAGATCACGATTATTGGTATCTGAAAGGGCACCAACTGCATGTGGATATCGTTGATGAAGGTCAGGATATTGAATACCGTTATACGGAAGTCTAG